A genomic stretch from Komagataeibacter xylinus includes:
- a CDS encoding RidA family protein — MSDTTPEQRLRQLGIVLPTPATPVANYVGTVISGSSLVVSGQLPLVDGKLLTTGKLGGTVAVELAVEAARYSMINVIAQVKAAVGDLSRVRRVVRLGGFIACTPDFTQHAAVMNGASDLAVAVFGDAGRHARSTVGVPSLPLDSAVEVEGLFEIS, encoded by the coding sequence ATGTCCGATACAACACCCGAACAGCGCCTCAGACAGCTTGGCATCGTGCTGCCCACGCCTGCCACCCCCGTGGCCAATTACGTGGGCACCGTCATCAGCGGGTCATCGCTGGTGGTGTCCGGCCAGTTGCCGCTGGTTGATGGCAAGCTGCTGACCACCGGCAAGCTCGGCGGCACCGTGGCGGTGGAACTGGCGGTGGAAGCCGCGCGCTACAGCATGATCAACGTGATTGCGCAGGTTAAGGCCGCCGTGGGCGACCTCTCACGCGTCAGGCGCGTGGTGCGGCTGGGCGGATTCATTGCCTGCACGCCCGACTTCACGCAGCATGCCGCTGTCATGAACGGGGCCTCCGACCTGGCAGTGGCCGTGTTTGGCGATGCGGGCCGCCATGCCCGCTCGACCGTGGGCGTGCCCTCGCTGCCGCTCGACTCCGCTGTCGAGGTCGAGGGCCTGTTCGAAATCAGCTGA
- a CDS encoding GNAT family N-acetyltransferase, with product MTGTTMTLHRRIAEIPAAQWDGCAGDDNPFVSHAFLSALEDSGSTGPQTGWMPQHLALRDAEGRLLAVAPLYAKGHSFGEYVFDHAWARAFEQAGGQYYPKLQVAVPFSPVPGPRLLVHPTAADADSLRLLAGRALRQACGEMELSSVHITFCTTHEYELLGESGWLQRLGVQYHWDNQDYTSFDDFLGMLASRKRKAIRRERRDANACGLTFHTYRGTEITEALWQDFHHFYLSTVDRKWGSAYLQPAFFPLLSERLGDRVVLMIAKQDGVPVAGALNLMGRDTLYGRNWGRREGDWPFLHFELCYYRAIDFAIAHGLKRVEAGAQGEHKLQRGYRPCLTHSAHWISHPGLREAVAEFLQHERAAIRAELPALDAMTPYRTEE from the coding sequence ATGACCGGCACCACCATGACCCTGCACCGTCGGATTGCCGAGATCCCGGCGGCGCAGTGGGATGGCTGCGCGGGCGATGACAACCCGTTTGTCAGCCACGCCTTCCTCTCCGCACTGGAAGACAGCGGCTCCACCGGCCCGCAGACCGGCTGGATGCCCCAGCACCTTGCCCTGCGCGACGCTGAAGGCCGCCTGCTGGCGGTCGCCCCGCTTTACGCCAAGGGCCATTCCTTTGGTGAATACGTGTTCGACCATGCCTGGGCGCGTGCCTTCGAGCAGGCGGGCGGGCAGTACTACCCCAAATTGCAGGTGGCCGTGCCGTTCTCTCCCGTGCCGGGGCCGCGCCTGCTCGTTCACCCCACCGCCGCCGATGCCGACAGCCTGCGCCTGCTGGCGGGCCGCGCGCTGCGGCAGGCCTGTGGGGAGATGGAGCTATCTTCCGTGCATATTACCTTCTGCACGACGCATGAATATGAACTGCTGGGTGAAAGTGGCTGGCTGCAGCGCCTTGGCGTGCAGTACCACTGGGATAATCAGGACTACACCAGCTTTGACGATTTTCTGGGCATGCTCGCCTCACGCAAGCGCAAGGCCATCAGGCGCGAGCGGCGTGATGCCAATGCCTGCGGGCTGACATTCCACACCTATCGCGGCACCGAGATTACCGAGGCGCTGTGGCAGGATTTCCATCACTTCTACCTCTCCACCGTGGACCGCAAATGGGGCAGCGCCTATCTGCAGCCCGCCTTCTTCCCGCTCCTGTCCGAACGGCTGGGCGACAGGGTGGTGCTGATGATTGCGAAGCAGGACGGCGTGCCGGTGGCGGGCGCGCTCAACCTGATGGGGCGCGATACGCTATATGGCCGCAACTGGGGACGGCGCGAGGGGGACTGGCCGTTCCTGCACTTCGAGCTGTGCTATTACCGCGCCATCGACTTCGCCATTGCCCACGGGCTGAAACGGGTGGAAGCGGGGGCGCAGGGCGAGCACAAGCTGCAACGCGGCTACCGCCCCTGCCTGACCCATTCCGCCCACTGGATCAGCCACCCCGGCCTGCGTGAGGCCGTGGCCGAATTCCTGCAACACGAGCGCGCGGCCATACGGGCCGAGCTGCCCGCCCTTGATGCCATGACACCCTACCGCACAGAAGAGTAA
- a CDS encoding zinc-dependent alcohol dehydrogenase family protein — protein sequence MYAMRLLAPHTPLQWTELPDPQPGPGQIRVTVGACGVCRTDLHVVDADLPFPGHALTPGHEIVGRIDAIGPNVEGLHIGQRVGIPWLGHTCGCCHYCQTDHENLCDHPLFTGYTRDGGYATKAVADAHFTFPLPDGDDDVATAPLLCAGLIGWRSLVMAGKEAHSIGLYGFGAAAHIIAQVAVWQGRKVYAFTRPGDTKTQEFARSLGCVWAGGSDEAPPEQLDATIIFAPVGALVPAALKAVHKAGRVVCAGIHMSEIPAFSYDLLWEERQIMSVANLTRQDGIDFLELVPRVGIRTTTTPYALKDANKALDDLRHGRFEGAAVLVP from the coding sequence ATGTACGCAATGCGACTGCTCGCCCCCCACACCCCCCTGCAATGGACCGAACTGCCCGACCCGCAGCCGGGGCCGGGGCAGATCCGCGTGACCGTAGGCGCGTGTGGCGTGTGCCGCACCGACCTGCACGTGGTCGATGCCGACCTGCCCTTCCCCGGTCATGCGCTTACCCCCGGCCACGAGATCGTGGGCCGGATCGACGCCATCGGCCCCAATGTGGAAGGGCTGCATATAGGTCAGCGCGTGGGCATTCCGTGGCTCGGGCATACCTGTGGCTGCTGCCACTATTGCCAGACCGACCACGAGAACCTGTGCGACCACCCGCTGTTCACCGGCTACACGCGTGATGGCGGCTATGCCACGAAAGCGGTGGCGGATGCACATTTCACCTTCCCCCTGCCTGATGGAGATGACGACGTAGCCACGGCCCCGCTGCTCTGCGCGGGGCTGATCGGCTGGCGCTCGCTGGTCATGGCAGGCAAGGAGGCGCACAGCATCGGGCTGTATGGCTTTGGGGCCGCGGCCCATATCATTGCGCAGGTGGCGGTGTGGCAGGGGCGCAAGGTCTATGCCTTTACCCGCCCTGGTGACACGAAAACCCAGGAATTCGCCCGCTCGCTCGGTTGCGTATGGGCTGGTGGCTCGGATGAGGCCCCGCCCGAACAGCTTGACGCCACCATCATCTTCGCCCCCGTGGGGGCGCTTGTGCCCGCGGCCCTCAAGGCCGTGCACAAGGCCGGGCGCGTGGTATGCGCGGGCATCCACATGAGCGAGATCCCGGCATTTTCCTATGACCTGCTGTGGGAGGAGCGCCAGATCATGTCGGTGGCCAACCTGACCCGGCAGGACGGGATCGACTTCCTTGAACTCGTGCCGCGCGTGGGCATCCGCACCACCACCACACCGTATGCGCTCAAGGATGCCAACAAAGCGCTTGATGACCTGCGCCACGGCCGCTTTGAAGGCGCTGCCGTGCTGGTGCCCTGA
- a CDS encoding DEAD/DEAH box helicase: MPFPETHPALQRALDERGYDNPTPVQKAVLDVAAEGRDLLVSAQTGSGKTVAFGIAMADTLLGGAERFGPAGPPLAVIIAPTRELAMQVTRELTWLYAPAGGRIVSCIGGMDARREARALQMGAHIVVGTPGRLCDHQSRGRLDMSDLRVVVLDEADEMLDLGFRDELEQLLDAMPKTRRTLLFSATIAKEIASLARRYQNDAVRIDTLSGAKQHADIEYRAIVADARELIPAVVNVLRYTDSQTTMVFCATREMVRHMQAALVERGFSSVALSGELGQNERTRAIDSLRKGQANVCVATDVAARGIDIPALALVVHATLPTDPATLLHRSGRTGRAGRKGVCVLMVPMSQRRRAERLMQGAKITATWSGVPTAAEIRANDAKRLLADPVLNQDVAEADAELVGQLVEGRTSEQLAAALLQMYRARLPAPENVRHITPDAPRPVRERPERDGPRPPRESYGSGEPGAWFAMNVGRQEKADPKWLIPLICRLGGVRKADIGAIRINDSQTLFEITPESTEKFRSCIAAIENDEVQISPAAAPAGGAGPRRSGPPRGGRPFARKPGGGGGRPGGGFGGGPRGAASSRKRPPRS, encoded by the coding sequence ATGCCGTTTCCCGAAACCCACCCCGCCCTGCAACGCGCGCTGGACGAGCGTGGGTACGATAACCCGACTCCCGTCCAGAAAGCGGTCCTGGATGTCGCAGCCGAGGGGCGCGACCTCCTCGTCTCCGCCCAGACCGGCTCGGGCAAGACCGTTGCCTTCGGCATCGCCATGGCCGACACCCTGCTTGGTGGCGCCGAGCGCTTTGGCCCCGCAGGCCCGCCGCTGGCCGTCATTATTGCGCCCACGCGCGAACTGGCCATGCAGGTCACGCGCGAGCTGACCTGGCTGTATGCCCCCGCAGGCGGGCGCATCGTGTCGTGCATTGGCGGCATGGATGCAAGGCGCGAGGCGCGCGCGCTCCAGATGGGCGCGCACATTGTGGTCGGCACGCCAGGGCGGCTGTGCGATCATCAGTCCCGTGGCCGTCTGGACATGTCGGACCTGCGCGTGGTCGTGCTTGATGAAGCCGACGAGATGCTTGACCTCGGCTTCCGCGATGAACTCGAGCAGTTGCTCGACGCCATGCCCAAGACCCGCCGCACGCTGCTGTTCTCGGCCACCATCGCCAAGGAAATCGCCTCGCTGGCGCGCCGCTACCAGAACGACGCCGTGCGCATTGATACGCTGTCGGGTGCCAAGCAGCATGCCGATATCGAATACCGCGCCATCGTGGCCGATGCGCGCGAACTGATCCCCGCCGTTGTCAACGTGCTGCGCTATACCGACAGCCAGACCACCATGGTGTTCTGTGCCACGCGTGAGATGGTGCGCCACATGCAGGCGGCCCTGGTCGAGCGCGGTTTCTCTTCCGTCGCCCTTTCGGGTGAGCTGGGGCAGAACGAGCGCACACGCGCCATCGACAGCCTGCGCAAGGGCCAGGCCAATGTGTGCGTGGCGACCGACGTGGCCGCCCGTGGCATCGACATCCCCGCGCTGGCGCTGGTGGTGCATGCCACCCTGCCGACCGACCCGGCAACGCTTTTGCACCGTTCGGGCCGCACGGGCCGCGCGGGCCGCAAGGGCGTGTGCGTGCTGATGGTGCCCATGTCGCAGCGCCGCCGCGCCGAGCGCCTGATGCAGGGTGCCAAGATCACCGCCACATGGTCCGGCGTGCCGACGGCCGCCGAAATCCGCGCCAATGACGCCAAGCGCCTGCTGGCCGATCCCGTGCTGAACCAGGACGTGGCGGAAGCCGATGCCGAACTGGTGGGCCAGCTTGTTGAAGGCCGCACGAGCGAGCAGCTTGCTGCTGCACTGCTGCAGATGTACCGCGCCCGCCTGCCCGCGCCGGAGAACGTGCGCCACATCACGCCCGATGCCCCGCGCCCCGTGCGTGAGCGCCCCGAGCGTGATGGCCCCCGCCCCCCGCGCGAGAGCTATGGCAGCGGCGAGCCGGGCGCCTGGTTTGCCATGAATGTGGGCCGCCAGGAAAAGGCCGACCCGAAATGGCTGATTCCGCTGATCTGCCGCCTTGGTGGCGTGCGCAAGGCGGATATCGGCGCCATCCGCATCAACGACAGCCAGACGCTGTTCGAGATCACGCCGGAATCGACCGAGAAGTTCCGCTCGTGCATCGCCGCGATCGAGAATGACGAAGTGCAGATCTCACCCGCCGCCGCTCCGGCTGGTGGTGCAGGCCCGCGCCGCAGCGGTCCGCCGCGTGGTGGCCGCCCCTTCGCCCGCAAGCCCGGTGGTGGCGGTGGTCGCCCTGGTGGCGGGTTTGGCGGTGGACCGCGCGGGGCTGCTTCATCGCGCAAGCGCCCGCCACGTTCCTGA
- a CDS encoding S24 family peptidase, whose protein sequence is MITHADIWRAIDRLAAERGLTPSGLARAAGLDSTTFNPSKRITPSGRPRWPGTESLARTLSATGISFEGFSRLLAGHGDPEADGKVHHSHLRIAPFSQLAHPELFDETGMPEGERWEKWDYHGMADHHSYAVHVDCDSMEPIFRKNGTLIISPTAAIRVGDRVLLHTAQGMACCGHVTERWHDAPVTAPLHELVRIRGLGAIDGQEIILDGNTRIHRITMACM, encoded by the coding sequence ATGATCACCCATGCCGACATCTGGCGCGCAATCGACCGCCTCGCCGCCGAGCGCGGACTGACCCCTTCCGGCCTTGCGCGGGCGGCCGGGCTGGACAGCACCACCTTCAACCCATCCAAGCGGATCACGCCCTCGGGCCGCCCGCGCTGGCCGGGCACCGAGAGCCTGGCCCGCACGTTAAGCGCCACCGGCATCTCGTTTGAGGGGTTCAGCCGCCTGCTCGCGGGGCATGGTGACCCCGAGGCGGATGGCAAGGTGCATCATTCCCACCTCAGGATCGCCCCGTTCTCGCAACTGGCGCATCCTGAACTGTTCGACGAGACCGGCATGCCTGAAGGCGAGCGGTGGGAAAAATGGGACTACCACGGCATGGCGGACCATCATTCCTATGCCGTGCACGTGGATTGCGATTCAATGGAGCCGATTTTCCGCAAGAATGGCACGCTGATCATCTCGCCCACGGCGGCCATACGCGTGGGCGACCGCGTGCTGCTCCATACCGCGCAGGGCATGGCCTGCTGCGGGCATGTGACCGAGCGCTGGCATGATGCACCCGTGACCGCCCCGCTGCATGAGCTTGTGCGCATCCGCGGCCTCGGTGCCATTGACGGGCAGGAAATCATTCTGGATGGCAACACGCGCATCCATCGCATCACGATGGCGTGCATGTAG
- the lepA gene encoding translation elongation factor 4, producing MTDTPLSLIRNFSIIAHIDHGKSTLADRLIQACGALTQREMTNQVLDNMDLERERGITIKAQTVRLTYPAEDGKTYVLNLMDTPGHVDFAYEVSRSLAACEGSLLVVDASQGVEAQTLANVYQAIDANHEIVPVLNKVDLPAADCPRVKEQIEEVVGIDAEDAVEVSAKTGLNIEAVLEALVRRLPPPTGDAEAPLKALLVDSWYDPYLGVITLVRVKEGRLKRGMRIRMMSSGVVHLVDQVGVFAPRMTNVAELGPGEIGYINAAIKTVADTNVGDTITDDRRPAETPLAGFKPSIPVVWCGMYPIVADDFEKLRDSLAKLRLNDASFHYEAETSAALGFGFRCGFLGLLHLEIIQERLSREFDLDLIATAPSVVYKMQLTNGETAELHNPADMPDLSLIEKIEEPWIKATIMVPDEYLGAVLTLCSERRGVQEDLTYVGNRAMAVYRLPLNEVVFDFYDRLKSVTRGYASFDYQMDGYEESDLVRISILVNQEPVDALSFIAHRSAAETRGRSICAKLKELIPRQLFKIAVQAAIGSRIIARETIGAMSKDVTAKCYGGDISRKRKLLEKQKEGKKRMRQFGKVEIPQSAFLAALKMDQ from the coding sequence ATGACCGACACGCCCCTCTCCCTGATCCGCAATTTCTCGATCATCGCGCATATCGACCATGGCAAATCGACCCTGGCCGACCGCCTGATCCAGGCCTGCGGCGCGCTGACACAGCGGGAAATGACCAATCAGGTTCTGGACAACATGGATCTGGAACGTGAACGCGGCATCACCATCAAGGCGCAGACCGTCCGCCTGACCTACCCGGCGGAAGATGGCAAGACCTACGTGCTCAACCTCATGGACACGCCTGGCCATGTCGACTTCGCCTATGAGGTCAGCCGCTCGCTGGCCGCATGCGAGGGCTCGCTGCTCGTTGTTGATGCATCGCAGGGGGTGGAGGCGCAGACCCTCGCCAACGTGTATCAGGCCATCGACGCCAATCACGAGATCGTGCCGGTGCTCAACAAGGTTGACCTGCCCGCCGCCGACTGCCCCCGCGTCAAGGAGCAGATCGAGGAAGTGGTGGGCATTGACGCCGAGGACGCCGTCGAGGTTTCGGCCAAGACCGGGCTGAACATCGAGGCCGTGCTTGAAGCCCTGGTCAGGCGCCTGCCGCCACCCACCGGCGATGCGGAGGCGCCGCTCAAGGCCCTGCTGGTTGATAGCTGGTACGACCCGTATCTGGGTGTCATCACGCTGGTGCGCGTGAAGGAAGGGCGGCTCAAGCGCGGCATGCGCATCCGCATGATGTCATCTGGCGTGGTGCACCTTGTGGACCAGGTGGGCGTATTCGCGCCCCGCATGACCAACGTGGCCGAGCTTGGCCCGGGCGAGATCGGCTACATCAACGCCGCCATCAAGACCGTGGCCGACACCAATGTGGGCGACACCATTACCGATGACCGCCGCCCCGCCGAGACCCCGCTGGCAGGCTTCAAGCCCTCCATCCCGGTGGTGTGGTGCGGCATGTATCCCATCGTGGCCGATGACTTTGAAAAGCTGCGTGACAGCCTTGCCAAGCTGCGGCTCAATGATGCCTCATTCCACTACGAGGCCGAGACGTCCGCCGCCCTTGGCTTTGGCTTCCGCTGCGGGTTCCTTGGCCTGCTGCACCTCGAGATCATCCAGGAGCGGCTGAGCCGCGAATTCGACCTTGACCTGATCGCGACCGCGCCTTCGGTGGTCTATAAGATGCAGTTGACCAATGGCGAGACGGCGGAACTGCACAACCCCGCCGACATGCCCGACCTGTCGCTGATCGAGAAGATCGAGGAGCCGTGGATCAAGGCCACCATCATGGTGCCCGATGAATATCTGGGCGCGGTGCTGACCCTGTGCAGCGAACGCCGCGGCGTGCAGGAAGACCTGACCTATGTGGGCAACCGCGCCATGGCGGTTTACCGCCTGCCGCTCAACGAGGTGGTGTTTGATTTCTACGACCGCCTGAAATCCGTCACCCGCGGCTATGCCAGCTTTGACTACCAGATGGACGGTTATGAGGAGAGCGACCTCGTGCGCATCTCCATCCTCGTCAACCAGGAACCGGTGGATGCGCTATCCTTCATCGCCCACCGCTCGGCCGCCGAGACGCGCGGGCGCTCCATCTGCGCCAAGCTCAAGGAACTGATCCCCCGCCAGTTGTTCAAGATCGCGGTGCAGGCCGCCATTGGCAGCCGCATCATCGCGCGCGAGACCATTGGCGCCATGTCGAAGGACGTGACCGCCAAATGTTATGGCGGTGACATCTCGCGCAAGCGCAAGCTGCTGGAAAAGCAGAAGGAAGGCAAGAAGCGCATGCGCCAGTTCGGCAAGGTCGAGATCCCGCAGAGCGCCTTCCTCGCAGCGCTCAAGATGGACCAGTAA
- a CDS encoding SDR family oxidoreductase, which translates to MTKQLAEYPVWRVSGATTGIALREVRRSLEKSALNEKPGAGEGRVAVVTGATGGIGQALVRRMRARGYTILTLSRQARAASAGITTVMCDLTDSESIKHAVADIAAHTPKVDVLVHCAGVITPQAVGELDSATIASQIAVDLTAPIELTNALLPIMQRKGHIVFVNSMAAAFPLAGSSVYTAAKFGLRGFARALEQELRPRRIQVSSIYPASVNTPMLSQEMAAGGSIYNFIDPPQEPDVTAGRILECCERGSREIFSSVFDKLFTHACLTSMRLLNLSLPVMKLLGRRGYRRYQRGLTTRP; encoded by the coding sequence ATGACAAAACAGCTTGCGGAATATCCAGTCTGGCGCGTATCAGGCGCGACAACAGGCATTGCGCTCAGGGAAGTACGAAGATCATTGGAAAAGAGTGCGTTAAACGAAAAACCCGGTGCAGGTGAAGGCCGGGTTGCCGTTGTCACGGGGGCAACGGGCGGCATCGGGCAGGCTCTCGTCCGTCGCATGCGCGCGCGGGGTTATACCATCCTCACCCTGTCGCGCCAGGCACGGGCCGCGAGCGCCGGCATCACGACCGTCATGTGTGACCTGACCGATAGCGAGAGCATAAAGCACGCCGTAGCCGATATCGCCGCCCATACGCCCAAAGTGGATGTGCTGGTGCACTGCGCGGGTGTGATCACGCCGCAGGCCGTGGGTGAACTCGACAGCGCCACGATTGCCAGCCAGATTGCCGTTGACCTGACCGCGCCGATCGAACTGACCAATGCCCTGCTGCCCATCATGCAGCGCAAGGGACACATTGTTTTTGTCAATTCCATGGCAGCGGCTTTTCCGCTTGCGGGCAGCAGTGTCTATACGGCGGCCAAATTCGGCCTGCGCGGGTTTGCGCGCGCGCTCGAGCAGGAATTGCGGCCCCGGCGTATTCAGGTTTCCTCCATCTATCCCGCCAGCGTCAACACCCCCATGCTTAGCCAGGAAATGGCGGCGGGCGGGTCAATCTACAACTTCATCGATCCGCCGCAGGAACCCGATGTCACGGCAGGACGCATTCTTGAATGCTGCGAGCGTGGCAGCCGCGAAATCTTCAGTTCCGTGTTCGACAAGCTGTTCACCCATGCCTGCCTCACCTCCATGCGGCTGCTCAACCTGAGCCTGCCAGTCATGAAACTGCTCGGGCGCAGGGGCTACCGCCGCTACCAGCGCGGCCTCACCACCCGGCCCTGA
- a CDS encoding 8-oxoguanine deaminase, whose translation MACTLLLKNALRLVTMDAARREIEGGWVLVRDRQVAAIGTATDPLPAADEVMDMTGHVVMPGMVNTHHHMYQTLTRVIPAAQDASLFGWLQALYPIWAGLTPEMIRVSACTAMTELLWSGCTTSSDHLYLFPNGARLDDEIEAARQMGMRFHAARGAMSVGESKGGLPPDSVVENEDAILADTQRVIAAYHDPEPLAMQRIAVAPCSPFSVSRDLMRNAAALARATGTMLHTHLAENASDIAYSREKFNMTPAEYAEDTGWIGPDVWHAHCVRLDDAGIHRFGATHTGMAHCPCSNMRLGSGIAPVRRMVAAGMRVGLGVDGSASNDGSHMLGEARQAMLLGRLLETPDGQPMMQAREVLELATRGGAAVLGRDDIGHLALGMAADIVAFDLRGIDHAGAQADPVAALVFCTPRRTSCTIVNGRVLIRDGQFTEHDPDRLAHRHNELARELLLKA comes from the coding sequence ATGGCGTGTACCCTTTTGCTCAAGAATGCCCTGCGTCTCGTTACGATGGATGCCGCGCGGCGCGAGATTGAAGGCGGGTGGGTGCTGGTGCGTGACCGGCAGGTGGCGGCCATCGGCACCGCCACCGATCCGCTGCCCGCAGCAGACGAGGTCATGGACATGACCGGCCATGTGGTCATGCCCGGCATGGTCAACACCCATCACCACATGTACCAGACCCTGACCCGCGTCATTCCCGCAGCGCAGGATGCCTCGCTGTTCGGGTGGCTGCAGGCGCTCTACCCCATATGGGCGGGGCTGACACCCGAGATGATTCGTGTTTCCGCCTGCACGGCCATGACCGAACTGTTATGGTCAGGCTGCACCACAAGCAGTGACCATCTGTACCTGTTCCCCAATGGCGCGCGGCTTGATGACGAGATCGAGGCGGCACGGCAGATGGGCATGCGCTTTCATGCCGCCCGTGGCGCAATGAGCGTGGGTGAAAGCAAAGGCGGCCTGCCGCCTGACAGCGTGGTGGAGAATGAGGACGCGATTCTGGCCGATACCCAACGCGTGATCGCGGCCTATCATGACCCCGAGCCGCTGGCCATGCAGCGCATTGCGGTCGCGCCATGCTCGCCTTTTTCGGTCAGCCGCGACCTCATGCGCAATGCCGCCGCCCTGGCGCGTGCCACCGGCACCATGCTGCATACCCATCTGGCTGAAAACGCCAGCGACATCGCCTACAGCCGCGAAAAATTCAACATGACGCCTGCCGAATATGCCGAGGATACCGGCTGGATCGGCCCCGATGTGTGGCATGCCCACTGCGTGCGGCTTGATGATGCCGGCATCCACCGTTTCGGCGCCACCCATACCGGCATGGCGCATTGTCCGTGCTCCAACATGCGCCTTGGCTCGGGCATTGCCCCCGTGCGCCGCATGGTGGCGGCGGGCATGCGCGTCGGGCTGGGAGTGGATGGTTCGGCCTCGAATGATGGTAGCCACATGCTGGGCGAGGCTCGGCAGGCCATGCTGCTTGGCCGCCTGCTCGAAACACCGGACGGCCAGCCCATGATGCAGGCGCGTGAAGTGCTGGAACTGGCCACGCGCGGCGGGGCGGCGGTGCTGGGGCGCGATGATATTGGCCATCTTGCGCTAGGCATGGCGGCGGATATCGTGGCGTTTGACCTGCGCGGCATCGACCATGCCGGCGCACAGGCCGACCCGGTGGCCGCCCTTGTGTTCTGCACGCCCCGCCGCACGTCCTGCACCATTGTCAACGGGCGCGTGCTGATCCGGGACGGGCAGTTTACCGAACACGACCCTGACCGCCTGGCCCACCGGCATAACGAACTGGCGCGCGAACTGCTGCTCAAAGCCTGA
- a CDS encoding thioredoxin — protein sequence MAAPADTLHVDPLVWGHGPKIFEAFLEPTCPFSVRAFTKLPELLGAAGPERITIKIRLQSQPWHMFSGVIVRCILAAATLPDGREAARAVMAAVGAHREEFEFTDHCAGPNMDATPNDIIRRIERYSGLQLATAFAVPALQKAIKWQCKYSRQNGIHVSPTFMVDGLIDPAISSGDTVEQWMARIFA from the coding sequence ATGGCAGCACCCGCCGATACCCTGCATGTCGATCCACTCGTATGGGGCCATGGCCCGAAAATATTCGAAGCCTTTCTGGAGCCGACATGCCCGTTTTCCGTCCGGGCCTTCACCAAGCTGCCCGAATTGCTCGGGGCTGCGGGGCCAGAGCGCATCACCATCAAGATCCGCCTGCAGTCGCAGCCGTGGCACATGTTCTCGGGCGTGATCGTGCGCTGCATCCTCGCCGCCGCAACCCTGCCCGACGGGCGGGAAGCCGCCCGTGCCGTCATGGCAGCCGTAGGCGCGCACCGCGAGGAATTCGAGTTTACCGACCACTGCGCCGGACCGAACATGGATGCGACGCCCAACGACATCATCCGCCGGATCGAACGCTATAGCGGGCTGCAGCTTGCCACGGCCTTTGCCGTGCCCGCATTGCAGAAGGCCATCAAGTGGCAGTGCAAATATTCGCGCCAGAACGGCATTCACGTCTCGCCCACCTTCATGGTCGATGGCCTGATCGACCCTGCCATCAGCAGCGGTGATACGGTGGAGCAATGGATGGCACGCATTTTTGCCTGA